In Mercurialis annua linkage group LG5, ddMerAnnu1.2, whole genome shotgun sequence, a single genomic region encodes these proteins:
- the LOC126681897 gene encoding uncharacterized protein LOC126681897 — protein sequence MVLFVEFIVTAHMSIIFSCPSFPAHLSSSVSSVPLLTGINLSEWKEKVEFTLGVLDLDLALQIEEPAPLTETSNDEQKTLHKAWEKSNRLSLMFLRMTIASNIKTSLPKPVNAKDYLQVIEDRFKTADKSLAGKLMADLTTRSLMAHSQCMIMSLR from the exons ATGGTATTATTTGTAGAATTTATAGTGACTGCCCACATGAGCATTATATTTTCTTGTC CATCTTTTCCTGCGCATTTGTCATCATCTGTCTCATCTGTCCCACTTCTCACGGGAATCAACTTATCAGAATGGAAAGAGAAAGTTGAATTCACCTTGGGAGTACTTGATCTGGATTTGGCTCTTCAAATTGAAGAGCCAGCTCCTCTTACAGAAACAAGTAATGATGAACAAAAGACTCTCCATAAAGCTTGGGAGAAGTCTAACAGATTGAGCCTTATGTTTTTACGTATGACAATTGCTAGCAACATCAAAACTTCCCTACCTAAACCGGTAAATGCTAAGGATTATTTACAAGTAATAGAAGATCGGTTTAAGACTGCAGACAAATCCCTTGCGGGAAAACTTATGGCAGATCTTACAACCAGAAGTTTGATGGCACACTCTCAATGCATGATCATGTCATTGAGATGA
- the LOC126681898 gene encoding uncharacterized protein LOC126681898, with product MKLLRWEESNSRQKSRALWINLGDQNTKYFHNCIRQRQGRKNIVTLKCNNGSITNEPEMIKTEIISLYQNFLGFANMHRTHVDPIIFNDGYVLIEEDIILPNKPVTPDEIKEKCWGIVGAEVSKAIFEFFNHGFTMKQINSTTITLVLKVLISTHGL from the exons ATGAAGCTGCTTAGATGGGAAGAGAGTAACAGTAGGCAAAAGTCCAGAGCTTTATGGATCAATTTAGGGGACCAAAACACAAAGTATTTTCATAATTGTATCAGACAAAGGCAAGGTAGAAAGAATATAGTTACTCTCAAATGCAATAATGGGAGTATCACTAATGAGCCTGAAATGATTAAAACTGAAATCATTAGTCTTTATCAGAACTTTCTAGGGTTTGCTAATATGCACAGAACTCATGTTGATCCTATTATCTTTAATGATGGTTATGTTCTAATAGAGGAAGATATTATCTTGCCTAACAAGCCAGTTACTCCTGATGAGATAAAAGAA AAGTGCTGGGGAATTGTGGGAGCTGAAGTCTCAAAAGCTATTTTTGAGTTTTTCAACCATGGATTTACGATGAAGCAAATAAATTCAACTACTATAACTCTTGTGCTTAAG GTGCTAATAAGCACCCATGGCCTCTGA
- the LOC126681899 gene encoding uncharacterized protein LOC126681899 encodes MRENGLKMNLLKCAFGVSAGNFLGFLVHQRGVEVDKNKAHAIINAEPPKTKKQLQRLIGQINFLRRFISNTAGRLRSWRTLLKAGGTSQFVWTEEQQKVFDEIKTYLVKPPVMMPPKQGHPLLLYISAAHESLGCMLAQEDQGVERSVYYLSKSLTDTEIRYSTIEKLCLCLYFTCCKLRYYMLPVVVYVLSQTNVIKYILSRPYLRNRLGKWAIAMSEFTLVYVPQKAVKGQALADFLADHPNIPIKEVACFDLIPWKLWFDGSKTNKGTGAWILIVSPQDLVFRMSFSLTFQCTNNQAEYEALIIGLEVLAELGAKAIQVKGDSLLVIKQVIGEFKCESDVLIKYCNKAKHLMDGFSKTWIEFTERAENEEANNLAQHGSGYKIMAGFEVIERTTPCLHTRGIVPDDCRSAYHLDTTADWRKELIDWFRHPDPTNRRIRMLATNYVILADELYKRCREGLLFRCVGPKEAMLVMAEVHEGISGAHQAGPRMRWLIHKYGFYWPKMEQDCIRYAKGCEACQKFGPVQHVPADVLHSIIKPWPFRGWAVDLIGKIYPPSAKGHTFVIVATDYFTKWVEVKPLKSPTQDEVIKFFKENLIHRHGLPETITTDQGTMFTGSDNVAFSKEYGF; translated from the coding sequence ATGAGAGAAAATGGCTTGAAGATGAATCTTTTAAAATGTGCGTTCGGTGTATCAGCTGGTAACTTCCTAGGTTTTCTAGTTCACCAAAGGGGGGTAGAAGTTGATAAAAACAAAGCGCATGCGATCATAAATGCTGAACCTCCTAAAACCAAGAAGCAACTTCAGAGATTGATCggccaaattaattttttgaggCGATTCATTTCAAACACAGCGGGCCGATTAAGAAGTTGGAGAACATTACTGAAGGCCGGAGGAACATCTCAGTTCGTTTGGACAGAAGAGCAACAAAAAGTCTTTGACGAGATCAAGACTTATTTAGTCAAGCCTCCAGTCATGATGCCTCCTAAGCAGGGACATccgttattattatatatttcgGCAGCCCACGAATCGTTAGGATGCATGTTGGCACAGGAAGATCAAGGAGTCGAAAGATCGGTTTATTATCTGAGTAAAAGCCTAACTGACACAGAAATTCGATATTCTACTATCGAGAAGCTATGTCTATGTCTTTATTTTACATGCTGTAAATTAAGATATTACATGCTTCCGGTAGTGGTATATGTTTTATCTCAAACAAATGTGATCAAATACATTCTGTCTCGACCTTATCTGAGAAATCGGCTTGGAAAATGGGCTATTGCAATGTCAGAATTCACTTTAGTATATGTTCCACAAAAAGCCGTTAAGGGACAAGCACTAGCAGATTTTTTAGCCGATCATCCCAACATCCCAATCAAGGAGGTAGCTTGCTTCGATCTAATTCCGTGGAAGCTTTGGTTTGACGGATCTAAAACTAATAAAGGGACAGGTGCATGGATATTAATTGTCTCGCCGCAAGACTTGGTTTTTCGAATGTCCTTTTCACTAACATTCCAATGCACTAATAATCAAGCGGAGTACGAAGCGCTGATCATTGGATTGGAAGTCCTGGCCGAGCTAGGAGCTAAAGCGATTCAAGTAAAAGGAGACTCCTTGTTAGTTATTAAGCAAGTTATTGGCGAATTCAAATGCGAATCAGACGTCTTGATTAAGTACTGCAATAAAGCCAAACACCTCATGGATGGTTTCTCCAAAACATGGATAGAGTTCACGGAAAGAGCAGAAAATGAAGAGGCGAACAACTTAGCCCAGCATGGAAGTGGATACAAAATCATGGCAGGTTTTGAGGTTATTGAGAGAACAACGCCTTGTCTTCACACTAGGGGCATAGTACCAGATGATTGCAGATCGGCATATCACTTGGACACGACGGCCGATTGGAGGAAAGAATTGATCGACTGGTTTAGACATCCAGACCCGACGAATCGGCGAATCAGAATGTTGGCCACCAACTATGTGATTCTAGCTGACGAATTGTACAAACGATGTCGGGAAGGTCTATTGTTCAGATGTGTAGGACCAAAAGAAGCTATGTTGGTCATGGCTGAAGTTCATGAAGGAATCTCGGGGGCACATCAAGCTGGGCCAAGAATGAGGTGGTTAATACACaaatacggcttttattggccgaaaatggaacaagatTGTATCCGGTACGCCAAAGGATGTGAAGCTTGTCAGAAATTTGGACCGGTTCAACACGTTCCAGCAGACGTATTACATTCGATCATCAAGCCGTGGCCATTTAGAGGATGGGCAGTAGACCTGATCGGCAAAATTTACCCACCATCGGCGAAAGGACATACTTTCGTGATCGTTGCGACAGACTATTTCACGAAATGGGTAGAAGTCAAGCCGTTGAAATCGCCAACACAAGACGAagtaatcaaatttttcaaagaaaatttGATTCATCGACATGGCCTTCCAGAAACTATTACGACCGATCAAGGAACTATGTTTACTGGATCGGACAATGTAGCTTTCTCGAAAGAGTACGGTTTTTAA
- the LOC126680911 gene encoding hydroxyproline O-arabinosyltransferase 1, which produces MGWGNIFFSMLITFSVALITYNILISANAPLKQDLPNGPSTLTTDPIIKMPLQRSKKRLFHTAVTSSDSVYNTWQCRIMYYWFKKFQNQPNSEMGGFTRILHSGKSDQFMDEIPTFVAQPLPSGMDQGYIVLNRPWAFVQWLQQADIKEDYILMAEPDHIIVKPIPNLSKDGFGAAFPFFYIEPTKYESVLRKYFPEDKGPVTNIDPIGNSPVIIAKESLKKIAPTWMNVSLAMKKDPETDKAFGWVLEMYAYAVSSALHGISNILYKDFMIQPPWDTEVGRKFIIHYTYGCDFDMKGKLTYGKIGEWRFDKRSYESVAPPRNLSLPPPGVSESVVTLVKMVNEATANIPNWGS; this is translated from the exons atgGGCTGGGGAAACATCTTCTTCTCAATGCTAATTACATTCTCAGTAGCACTCATTACATACAACATTCTCATCTCTGCTAATGCACCTCTCAAGCAAGACCTTCCCAATGGCCCTTCTACTCTCACAACTGACCCCATCATCAAGATGCCACTTCAACGCTCCAAAAAGAGACTGTTCCACACTGCTGTGACCTCTTCTGACTCTGTTTATAATACTTGGCAGTGTAGAATTATGTATTACTGGTTCAAGAAGTTTCAGAATCAACCTAATTCTGAGATGGGTGGGTTTACTAGGATCTTGCACTCTGGGAAAAGTGATCAGTTTATGGATGAGATCCCTACTTTTGTTGCCCAGCCTCTTCCCTCCGGTATGGATCAG GGATATATAGTTTTGAACAGACCATGGGCATTTGTACAATGGCTTCAACAAGCAGACATAAAAGAAGA TTACATACTTATGGCAGAGCCTGATCATATTATTGTTAAGCCAATACCAAATTTGTCGAAAGATGGTTTTGGAGCTGCATTTCCCTTCTTTTACATCGAGCCAACGAAGTATGAATCGGTCCTCCGAAAGTACTTCCCTGAGGACAAGGGACCAGTAACTAACATTGATCCTATAGGAAATTCTCCTGTCATTATAGCGAAG GAATCGCTTAAGAAAATTGCTCCCACTTGGATGAATGTTTCGTTAGCAATGAAGAAAGATCCTGAAACAGATAAAGCTTTTGGCTGGGTGCTTGAGAT GTATGCTTATGCCGTTTCATCTGCTCTTCATGGCATTAGCAATATATTATACAAGGACTTCATGATTCAG CCCCCATGGGATACAGAAGTTGGCAGGAAGTTCATAATTCACTACACTTACGGATGCGACTTTGACATGAAG GGTAAGCTAACATATGGGAAGATTGGAGAATGGAGGTTTGACAAAAGATCTTATGAAAGCGTCGCACCCCCAAGAAACCTTTCCCTGCCTCCACCGGGTGTATCTGAAAGCGTG GTAACTTTAGTGAAAATGGTGAATGAAGCCACAGCAAACATTCCAAATTGGGGATCATAG